One Brassica napus cultivar Da-Ae chromosome C4, Da-Ae, whole genome shotgun sequence genomic region harbors:
- the LOC106426294 gene encoding peptidyl-prolyl cis-trans isomerase CYP19-1-like, whose translation MAGGFTININIPAGEGFTISINPNSAAAVGAAFGRIQPPAGEGLNISINPNSAPAGNLCTNPSSQKPLECSPGKANPKVFFDMAVRGKAVGRIVMELFADTTPRTAENFRALCTGEKGMGKKGKPLHYKGSIIHHMCPDYIIGGGDFTYERKGYGGESIYAGGFFEDENFTKKHTGPGILSMNNNGPDTNQSQFLISLTENWELDDVHVVFGQVVEGLDVVRIISHEPLKDKFSKPVVIDCGQIK comes from the coding sequence ATGGCCGGTGGATTTACCATCAACATAAACATTCCGGCTGGTGAAGGATTTACCATTAGCATTAACCCAAACTCTGCTGCAGCGGTAGGGGCTGCCTTTGGCCGAATTCAACCTCCGGCTGGTGAAGGACTTAACATTAGTATTAACCCAAACTCTGCACCAGCTGGTAATCTATGTACGAATCCGTCCTCTCAAAAGCCCCTAGAATGCTCTCCAGGAAAGGCTAACCCTAAGGTTTTCTTTGATATGGCGGTGCGCGGCAAAGCTGTTGGTCGGATCGTGATGGAGCTCTTTGCCGACACGACCCCACGGACGGCAGAGAATTTCCGCGCCCTCTGTACAGGCGAGAAAGGCATGGGGAAGAAGGGTAAGCCACTTCATTACAAAGGATCAATCATCCACCATATGTGCCCCGATTATATCATTGGCGGAGGAGATTTCACTTACGAAAGGAAAGGATACGGAGGCGAATCAATCTACGCCGGAGGTTTTTTCGAGGATGAGAACTTCACCAAAAAGCACACCGGTCCGGGTATCCTCTCCATGAACAACAATGGTCCTGACACCAACCAATCTCAGTTTTTGATCTCCTTGACCGAGAACTGGGAACTCGACGATGTACACGTCGTCTTCGGCCAAGTTGTTGAAGGATTGGATGTGGTCAGGATCATATCACACGAACCTCTTAAGGACAAGTTTTCCAAGCCCGTCGTGATCGACTGCGGTCAGATTAAATAG